A single window of Archangium gephyra DNA harbors:
- a CDS encoding RNA polymerase sigma factor yields the protein MPRLPWPLRDAWLSRLAVRSQRGDREAFRDLYRALYDPVSRYVHRRVPSKADAEDIVGQVFFRLLESLERIDPRRGSVLSYTLFMARNALVDHVRGRAGQVPEEAAAAVPDTGTGPLERLMGEEDAERVRRELARLPAETRELLMLRFGDGLRFAEVAQVMGLSEAAVRQRTSRAVRELRARWDAGPARGELANDG from the coding sequence ATGCCCCGACTTCCCTGGCCATTACGCGATGCATGGTTGTCCCGCCTGGCCGTCCGGAGCCAGCGCGGGGACCGTGAAGCGTTCCGGGACCTGTACCGGGCGCTGTACGACCCGGTCTCGCGCTACGTCCACCGGCGTGTCCCGAGCAAGGCGGATGCCGAGGACATCGTGGGCCAGGTGTTCTTCCGGTTGCTCGAGTCTCTCGAGCGCATCGATCCGCGCCGGGGCAGCGTGCTCTCGTACACGCTGTTCATGGCGCGCAACGCGCTGGTGGACCACGTGCGCGGCCGGGCGGGGCAGGTGCCCGAGGAGGCCGCCGCGGCCGTGCCCGACACGGGGACGGGGCCGCTCGAGCGCTTGATGGGCGAGGAAGACGCGGAGCGGGTGCGGCGGGAGCTGGCGAGGCTGCCAGCCGAGACCCGCGAGTTGCTGATGCTGCGCTTCGGGGACGGCCTGCGCTTCGCGGAGGTGGCCCAGGTCATGGGACTGAGCGAGGCGGCGGTCCGACAGCGCACCTCAAGAGCGGTGCGCGAGCTGCGGGCCCGGTGGGATGCCGGCCCGGCGAGAGGAGAGCTGGCCAATGACGGATGA
- a CDS encoding DUF4041 domain-containing protein, whose amino-acid sequence MLWVSLLLLAAALAALGVLYVKRRSTEDALRTERTERERLEKQVSELQAQNRALNKYQGIVDVEAQAAAIRSEAERQATEIVAQARRAADELIAEANQARQAAATEAEAMRARATDEAAAIKKRADAVLSNASTEAEAVRARATAEAAAIKQRADAVLANTSTQAEAVRAQATAEASQLKQRADALVANATAEAGRIIEAASKRAQEIAGEAFAAMQNTKQLEQTAAAMRNIIEGYGDRYVIPTQGVLDELAEHFGFTEAGARLKTAREQMREMIKSGKAATCDYVEANRRATAIEFVLDAFNGKVDSILTGVRHDNFGTLEQKVKDAFNVVNHNGKAFRDARITPEYLAVRMDELKWAVVAHELKLKEREEQRIIKERIREEEKAQREFERAQREAEKEEELLRKAMEKARREFEKAGDEQKSKYEEQLNELAAKLRAAEEKNQRALSMAQQTKTGHVYVISNLGSFGEDVFKVGLTRRLEPLDRIKELGDASVPFEFDVHALILSEDAPALERELHKRFVRSQVNKVNPRKEFFRVALQEIRKVVDEMGLQTQWTMSAEAREYRETQSIERSMQNKSFEESAWIKQQLKEHDVALNEAMHKEARAAGE is encoded by the coding sequence ATGCTCTGGGTCAGTCTTCTTCTGCTTGCAGCAGCCTTGGCCGCCCTCGGGGTTCTCTATGTGAAAAGGCGGTCCACCGAGGACGCCTTGCGCACGGAGCGTACGGAGCGCGAGCGGCTCGAGAAGCAGGTCTCCGAACTCCAAGCCCAGAACCGCGCGCTCAACAAATACCAGGGCATCGTGGACGTCGAGGCGCAGGCCGCGGCAATTCGCAGCGAGGCCGAGCGGCAGGCAACGGAGATAGTGGCCCAAGCCCGTCGTGCCGCGGACGAGCTCATCGCGGAGGCCAATCAGGCCCGGCAGGCCGCGGCAACAGAGGCCGAGGCAATGCGCGCCCGGGCCACAGATGAGGCCGCCGCGATCAAGAAGCGTGCGGACGCGGTACTCTCGAACGCATCCACGGAGGCGGAGGCAGTGCGCGCCCGGGCCACGGCTGAGGCCGCCGCGATCAAGCAACGTGCGGACGCGGTACTCGCGAACACCTCCACGCAGGCAGAGGCGGTGCGCGCCCAGGCCACGGCCGAGGCCTCGCAACTGAAGCAACGAGCCGACGCGCTCGTCGCGAATGCCACTGCCGAGGCGGGCCGTATCATCGAGGCCGCCAGCAAACGCGCGCAGGAGATCGCTGGCGAGGCGTTCGCGGCGATGCAGAACACGAAGCAACTGGAGCAGACGGCCGCGGCGATGCGGAACATCATCGAGGGCTACGGAGACCGGTACGTCATCCCCACACAGGGCGTACTCGACGAACTCGCGGAGCACTTCGGCTTCACGGAGGCCGGGGCGCGGCTCAAGACCGCCCGCGAGCAGATGCGGGAGATGATCAAGTCTGGCAAGGCCGCCACCTGCGATTACGTGGAAGCCAACCGTCGCGCCACCGCCATCGAGTTCGTCCTCGACGCCTTCAACGGCAAGGTGGACTCCATTCTCACCGGCGTCCGGCATGACAACTTCGGCACGCTGGAACAAAAGGTGAAAGACGCCTTCAACGTCGTCAACCACAACGGCAAGGCCTTCCGGGACGCCCGAATCACGCCGGAGTACCTCGCGGTACGCATGGACGAGCTCAAGTGGGCGGTAGTGGCTCACGAGCTCAAGCTCAAGGAGCGAGAGGAGCAGCGAATCATCAAGGAGCGCATCCGCGAGGAGGAAAAGGCCCAGCGCGAGTTCGAGCGCGCCCAGCGCGAGGCGGAGAAGGAAGAGGAACTGCTGCGCAAGGCGATGGAGAAGGCCCGGCGCGAGTTCGAGAAGGCAGGCGATGAGCAGAAGTCAAAGTACGAGGAGCAGCTGAACGAGCTCGCCGCGAAGCTCCGGGCGGCCGAGGAAAAGAACCAGCGCGCGCTCTCCATGGCGCAGCAGACGAAGACAGGTCACGTCTATGTCATCTCCAACCTGGGCTCCTTCGGCGAGGATGTCTTCAAGGTGGGCCTGACGCGGCGACTCGAACCGCTCGACCGCATCAAGGAACTCGGGGACGCGAGCGTGCCCTTCGAATTCGACGTTCACGCGCTCATCCTCAGCGAGGACGCGCCGGCCCTCGAGCGGGAGTTGCACAAGCGCTTCGTGCGGTCGCAGGTGAACAAGGTGAACCCCCGCAAGGAGTTCTTCCGGGTGGCGCTCCAAGAGATCCGCAAGGTGGTGGACGAGATGGGGCTTCAGACCCAATGGACGATGAGCGCGGAGGCTCGCGAGTACCGGGAAACACAGTCCATCGAACGCTCCATGCAGAATAAGTCCTTCGAGGAGAGTGCGTGGATCAAGCAGCAACTGAAGGAGCACGATGTCGCGCTGAACGAAGCCATGCACAAGGAGGCACGGGCTGCCGGTGAGTAG
- a CDS encoding pseudouridine synthase: MFGVLVVAAPDGRIGYLRGFSGMLDGRWRVDGFAPPLFDSIARDAFLPAGEAELRALGERHAELTEGAEPTALRASLAELTARHDAAMDGMRERHDANRGLRHDARQRLASREVSEEERQVALHSLAEESRADAAERQRLEVAHHQEREVLVSALRALDTERAGLEHLRAERSRQIWRRISESYVIPNARGESRTVGSLFAPEPPPGGAGDCAAPKLLAQAYRHGLRPLALAEFWWGASPLTGGRHAGAYYPACWSKCGGVLPYMLEGLSVELGSLPGAGPGPVEELRLLYEDAWLLVVDKPRGLLSLPGRHEPSRDSVLVRLQRRETKETGLQVVHALDPETSGLLLLARDPETHAALQRQFARREADRRFVAWLDGHVAGDQGVIELPLRPDREDRRRHLVDPLHGKRAVTGWRVAQRSGSRTRVSLWPHTWLPHQLRVHAAHPLGLGAPITGDRLYGGDDARLMLHAEAVTFIHPHTGERVELECHAPF, encoded by the coding sequence ATGTTCGGGGTGCTGGTCGTCGCGGCTCCGGATGGCCGCATCGGTTACCTCCGCGGGTTCTCGGGCATGCTCGATGGCCGCTGGCGGGTCGATGGGTTCGCGCCGCCGCTCTTCGACTCCATCGCGCGTGACGCGTTCCTGCCCGCGGGTGAGGCGGAGTTGCGCGCGCTCGGGGAGCGCCACGCCGAGCTGACCGAGGGGGCGGAACCCACCGCGCTCCGCGCGAGTCTCGCCGAGCTGACCGCACGCCACGATGCCGCCATGGATGGCATGCGTGAGCGCCACGACGCGAACCGTGGCCTGCGGCACGATGCACGCCAGCGTCTGGCCAGCCGGGAGGTCAGCGAGGAGGAGCGGCAGGTGGCGCTTCACTCGCTCGCGGAGGAAAGCCGGGCCGATGCCGCTGAACGCCAGCGGCTGGAGGTGGCGCACCACCAGGAGCGTGAGGTCCTGGTGTCGGCCCTCCGAGCGCTCGACACGGAACGCGCCGGGCTCGAGCACCTGCGCGCCGAGCGCTCGAGGCAAATCTGGCGGCGGATCTCCGAGAGCTACGTCATCCCGAATGCGCGCGGCGAGAGCCGGACCGTGGGATCGCTCTTCGCGCCCGAGCCGCCGCCGGGAGGGGCGGGTGACTGTGCCGCACCGAAGCTTCTCGCTCAGGCCTACCGTCACGGTCTGCGGCCGCTGGCGCTCGCCGAGTTCTGGTGGGGTGCCTCGCCGCTCACGGGCGGCCGGCACGCGGGCGCGTACTACCCGGCGTGCTGGAGCAAGTGCGGCGGCGTCCTGCCGTACATGCTCGAGGGGTTGTCCGTCGAGCTGGGGTCCTTGCCCGGCGCGGGACCGGGCCCGGTGGAGGAGCTTCGGCTCCTGTACGAAGACGCGTGGCTGCTCGTCGTGGACAAGCCGCGGGGTCTCCTGTCGCTCCCCGGCCGCCACGAGCCGTCACGTGACTCGGTGCTCGTCCGCCTCCAGCGGCGAGAGACGAAGGAGACCGGGCTACAGGTCGTGCACGCTCTCGATCCAGAGACCTCCGGGTTGTTGCTCCTGGCCAGGGACCCCGAGACCCACGCGGCGCTCCAGCGGCAGTTCGCGCGGCGCGAGGCCGACAGGCGCTTCGTCGCCTGGCTCGACGGACATGTTGCTGGCGACCAGGGCGTCATCGAGCTGCCCCTCCGGCCCGACCGGGAGGACCGCCGCCGCCACCTCGTGGATCCGCTCCATGGCAAGCGTGCCGTCACCGGGTGGCGCGTCGCGCAACGCAGTGGCTCCCGCACCCGGGTGTCGCTCTGGCCCCACACCTGGCTCCCGCACCAGCTCCGCGTCCATGCCGCGCACCCACTCGGCCTCGGTGCACCCATCACCGGCGACCGGCTGTACGGCGGTGACGACGCGCGCCTGATGCTCCACGCAGAGGCCGTGACCTTCATCCATCCGCACACGGGCGAGCGTGTCGAGCTGGAGTGCCATGCGCCGTTCTGA
- a CDS encoding pyridoxal-phosphate dependent enzyme — protein sequence MRPLHITTPLLPHDALSAALGKTVLLKMESLQPSGSFKLRGIGRMCQRAVESGARQLICPSGGNAGFAAAVAGRALGVPTTILVPHSTPESVRQRIAELGATVVVHGAVWDEANEEALRRCGAGQAAYVPPFDHADIWDGNATLIDEAVAQAEGGFDVVVCAVGGGGLLCGVLEGLYRNKLEHVPVIAVETEGAASLHAAVKAGKLVTLPAITSIATTLGAKRVAQAAFDWTRRHPIHSVTVSDTQALDACLQFADDLRILVEPACGAALAVAYQGLDVLASYRRPLLVVCGGIAVDLAKLAVWREEQASRRALARDVPAGP from the coding sequence ATGCGCCCCCTGCACATCACCACGCCCCTGCTCCCGCACGACGCGCTCTCGGCCGCGCTCGGCAAGACCGTGCTCCTCAAGATGGAGAGCCTGCAGCCGTCCGGCTCCTTCAAGCTGCGCGGCATCGGAAGGATGTGCCAGCGGGCGGTGGAGAGCGGTGCGCGCCAGCTCATCTGTCCCTCCGGTGGCAATGCCGGCTTCGCCGCGGCGGTGGCCGGCCGGGCCCTGGGCGTGCCCACCACCATCCTCGTCCCCCACTCGACACCGGAGTCGGTACGGCAGCGGATCGCCGAGCTCGGCGCGACGGTGGTGGTGCACGGCGCCGTCTGGGACGAGGCCAACGAGGAGGCCCTGCGCCGCTGCGGCGCCGGGCAAGCGGCGTACGTGCCGCCGTTCGACCACGCGGACATCTGGGACGGCAACGCCACGCTTATCGACGAGGCGGTGGCCCAGGCCGAGGGTGGCTTCGACGTGGTGGTCTGCGCGGTGGGAGGCGGCGGGCTCCTGTGCGGAGTCCTGGAGGGCCTGTACCGCAACAAGCTGGAGCACGTGCCGGTCATCGCCGTGGAGACCGAGGGCGCCGCTTCACTGCACGCCGCGGTGAAGGCCGGCAAGCTCGTCACCCTGCCGGCCATCACCTCCATCGCCACCACGCTGGGGGCCAAGCGCGTGGCACAGGCGGCCTTCGACTGGACGCGCCGCCACCCGATCCACAGCGTGACGGTGAGCGATACGCAGGCGCTCGATGCGTGCCTGCAATTCGCCGATGACCTGCGCATCCTCGTCGAGCCGGCGTGCGGCGCCGCGCTCGCGGTGGCGTACCAGGGGCTCGACGTGCTGGCGTCCTACCGCCGGCCCCTCCTCGTGGTGTGCGGCGGGATTGCCGTGGACCTGGCGAAGCTCGCGGTGTGGCGCGAGGAGCAGGCCTCCCGCCGCGCCCTCGCCAGGGACGTGCCCGCGGGCCCCTGA
- a CDS encoding cytochrome P450 — protein MNTALSVDTPRTLKEYAPSTLELLTAIRREGFLGWLMSTWRKHGDLIRIRMGSKSLLLVTHPDHVRHVNVTGRERYDKGESYDSLRELLLGHGIVTATGEDWRRQRRLMAPFFTPRGVEKFFPIFLSDTQKLIEHWRAQHQGSGRPVEMLDEMMQVTAAVILHSVFSTDSGETLLRVKNSIETLVSHISNSQMSPLQVPMWVPTPGNLRFNRAKKLVTAYIQELIARRRAIPTEQWPDDLLTKMMTTRDEESGTFMAEQLLVDNGLTMFAAGHETTARTLSFLWYALSQNPEVERRLHAELDSVLGEAPPTINDLKKLPYTLQVVKEVLRLYPAAPMYARDAVADDELDGVRIPAGTRTIVFSYATHRHPAFWDEPERFEPDRWLPEREAAQHAHAYHPFAIGPRICLGNNFSLLETHVMTAMLARRFKLRLKPGHVPRIDMFGTLGSANGMPMLIEAR, from the coding sequence ATGAATACGGCACTCTCCGTCGATACGCCCCGTACCCTCAAGGAGTACGCCCCCTCCACCCTCGAGCTGCTCACGGCGATCCGGCGAGAGGGATTCCTCGGCTGGTTGATGAGCACCTGGCGCAAGCACGGGGATCTGATCCGCATCCGGATGGGCTCGAAGTCGCTCCTGCTGGTGACCCACCCGGACCACGTGCGCCACGTCAACGTCACGGGCCGTGAGCGCTACGACAAGGGGGAGAGCTACGACTCCCTCCGCGAGCTGCTGCTCGGCCATGGCATCGTCACCGCCACTGGGGAGGACTGGCGCCGGCAGCGCAGGCTCATGGCGCCGTTCTTCACCCCTCGCGGCGTGGAGAAGTTCTTCCCCATCTTCCTCTCCGACACGCAGAAGCTCATCGAGCACTGGCGAGCCCAGCACCAGGGCTCCGGCCGCCCTGTCGAGATGCTCGACGAGATGATGCAGGTCACCGCCGCCGTCATCCTCCACTCGGTCTTCAGCACCGACTCGGGCGAGACCCTGCTGCGCGTCAAGAACTCGATCGAGACGCTGGTCTCCCACATCTCGAACTCGCAGATGAGCCCCCTCCAGGTGCCCATGTGGGTACCCACCCCCGGGAACCTGCGGTTCAACCGGGCCAAGAAGCTCGTGACGGCCTACATCCAGGAGCTCATCGCGCGGCGCCGGGCCATCCCCACCGAGCAGTGGCCGGATGATCTGCTGACGAAGATGATGACGACCAGGGACGAGGAGTCGGGAACGTTCATGGCGGAGCAGCTCCTCGTCGACAACGGCCTGACCATGTTCGCCGCGGGGCATGAGACCACGGCACGGACGCTCTCGTTCTTGTGGTACGCGCTCTCCCAGAACCCGGAGGTGGAGCGGCGGCTGCATGCCGAGCTCGACTCGGTGCTGGGCGAGGCGCCTCCGACGATCAACGACTTGAAGAAGCTTCCGTACACCCTCCAGGTCGTGAAGGAGGTCCTCCGGCTCTATCCGGCCGCGCCGATGTACGCCCGTGACGCCGTGGCCGATGACGAGCTCGATGGGGTGCGCATCCCGGCCGGCACGAGGACGATCGTCTTCTCCTACGCCACCCACCGGCACCCCGCGTTCTGGGACGAGCCGGAGCGCTTCGAGCCGGATCGCTGGTTGCCCGAGCGCGAGGCGGCGCAACATGCGCACGCCTACCACCCGTTCGCCATCGGGCCGCGCATCTGCCTGGGCAACAACTTCTCCCTGCTCGAGACCCACGTGATGACGGCCATGCTCGCACGCCGCTTCAAGCTGCGCCTGAAGCCCGGCCACGTGCCGCGGATCGACATGTTCGGCACCCTCGGCTCGGCCAACGGCATGCCGATGCTGATCGAGGCGCGGTGA
- a CDS encoding Coq4 family protein has product MSFSSPTARIEDGLFLPEGASLFTRLRVAVRALKVLEKKPDDGIAAPLFNASLDGDVFQRLCTELAKSEDGRELLIQRPSLQRSNIDLAALGRLPEGTLGNAFARYFSDNGIQPFESPYEVRNDVDYLVKWYRETHDLHHVVTGYGTDALGEMELQAFAAGNLGLRTSILILLFAAVLRPHGLPPFWKYARKVRAAYRRGQRTERLVRMRYERSWEATVETVRQQLRIPPLSPA; this is encoded by the coding sequence ATGAGCTTCAGCTCACCCACCGCACGCATCGAAGACGGCCTCTTCCTGCCCGAAGGCGCTTCCCTGTTCACACGTCTGCGTGTGGCGGTCCGGGCCCTGAAGGTCCTCGAGAAGAAACCCGATGACGGCATCGCCGCGCCGTTGTTCAACGCGAGCCTCGACGGCGACGTCTTCCAGCGGCTCTGCACGGAGCTGGCCAAGAGCGAGGACGGCCGGGAGCTGCTCATCCAACGCCCCAGCCTTCAGCGCAGCAACATCGACCTCGCGGCGCTCGGCCGGCTGCCGGAAGGGACGCTCGGGAACGCGTTCGCCCGCTACTTCTCGGACAACGGCATCCAACCGTTCGAGAGCCCGTACGAGGTCCGCAACGACGTGGACTACCTCGTCAAGTGGTACCGCGAGACGCACGACCTCCACCACGTGGTGACCGGCTACGGGACGGACGCGCTCGGCGAGATGGAGCTCCAGGCCTTCGCGGCCGGCAACCTCGGACTCCGCACGAGCATCCTCATCCTCCTGTTCGCCGCGGTGCTTCGGCCGCATGGCCTCCCTCCCTTCTGGAAGTACGCGCGAAAGGTGCGCGCGGCGTACCGGCGGGGCCAGCGGACCGAGCGGCTCGTCCGCATGCGGTACGAGCGCTCCTGGGAGGCGACGGTCGAGACCGTGCGCCAGCAGCTCAGGATTCCCCCTTTGTCCCCGGCCTGA
- a CDS encoding TetR family transcriptional regulator, whose translation MPQRVPDRLPPPLTLAPREGRDQAMLEASRAVIGLFLRERTSDFSVKELAAHAGLSERTFYRYFPRKEDAIRPAVDASLASIVSNVRAAPRGKTVPEALVEALGQSLAEESAMSWENLLSVLNETESLRAVWLQILTDAEVALARVAAERLGIAPDSQRARLAGAVLATAGRLALEQSFSVGRKRDPGEALAEYLGLLGPTLFEEPAGGRGPVRRTPPRRSHQGRR comes from the coding sequence ATGCCTCAGCGAGTGCCGGACCGGCTGCCTCCGCCCCTCACCCTCGCCCCGCGCGAGGGGCGCGACCAGGCGATGCTCGAGGCCTCGCGCGCCGTCATTGGCCTGTTCCTGAGGGAGCGCACGAGCGACTTCTCCGTCAAGGAGCTCGCGGCCCATGCGGGCCTCTCCGAGCGGACCTTCTACCGGTACTTCCCCCGGAAGGAGGACGCCATCCGCCCGGCCGTGGACGCGTCGCTCGCGAGCATCGTCTCCAACGTGCGCGCCGCCCCCCGCGGCAAGACAGTGCCCGAGGCGCTGGTGGAAGCGCTCGGCCAGAGCCTCGCGGAGGAGAGCGCCATGAGCTGGGAGAACCTCCTCTCCGTGCTGAACGAGACGGAGAGTCTCCGAGCGGTGTGGCTGCAGATCCTCACCGACGCGGAGGTCGCGCTCGCGCGCGTCGCCGCCGAGCGGCTGGGTATCGCCCCGGACTCTCAACGGGCACGTCTGGCCGGCGCCGTCCTGGCCACCGCGGGACGCCTCGCGCTGGAGCAGTCGTTCTCCGTGGGGAGGAAGCGCGACCCGGGCGAGGCGCTCGCCGAGTATCTCGGGTTGCTCGGCCCGACCCTGTTCGAGGAGCCCGCGGGTGGGCGCGGGCCCGTGAGACGCACACCGCCCCGGCGCTCCCACCAGGGACGCAGGTAG
- a CDS encoding cytochrome P450 family protein produces the protein MQTLTQPDFKSQRFKANPFPFYARLREEAPVFRIKVPANEAGWLVTRYDDVNQVLKHGGISKDRIGSMTPEQQAKMPWFFKFFTPLVQNMLSRDPPDHTRLRALVHKAFTPRLIERLRSRVQTLSDSLLDTAARKGSMDLVAEYAFLLPVTIIAEMLGVPPGDYKKFQHWSNRLVSNTDMSDVLLSIPSVVMFTRYLRKLIAQRRTSLGDDLLSALIQAEEAGDKLTGDELVSMAFLLLVAGHETTVNLISGGTLALLQHPEQLERLRKEPGLIEPAVEELLRYASPVEVATERIARDGVTVSGVTIPRGDLVFAVLASANRDERHFKDPNTLDLGRDPNKHVSFGMGIHYCLGAPLARLEGQIAIQTLVNRFPNLRLSKPAESLKWRTGVLMRGPKQLPVKLT, from the coding sequence ATGCAGACCCTGACGCAGCCCGATTTCAAGTCGCAGCGCTTCAAGGCCAACCCGTTCCCCTTCTACGCGCGCTTGCGCGAGGAGGCGCCCGTCTTCCGCATCAAGGTTCCGGCCAACGAGGCGGGCTGGCTGGTGACACGTTACGACGATGTCAACCAGGTGTTGAAGCACGGGGGCATCAGCAAGGATCGCATCGGCAGCATGACCCCGGAGCAGCAGGCGAAGATGCCCTGGTTCTTCAAGTTCTTCACGCCGCTCGTGCAGAACATGTTGAGCCGGGATCCGCCGGACCACACCCGGCTGCGCGCGCTCGTGCACAAGGCCTTCACGCCGCGGTTGATCGAACGGCTGCGCTCGCGTGTCCAGACCCTGTCGGACAGCCTGCTGGACACGGCCGCGCGCAAGGGCTCCATGGACCTCGTCGCGGAGTACGCGTTCCTGCTGCCCGTGACCATCATCGCCGAGATGCTGGGCGTGCCCCCGGGTGACTACAAGAAGTTCCAGCACTGGTCCAACCGGCTCGTCTCGAATACGGACATGAGTGACGTGCTGCTCTCCATCCCGAGCGTGGTGATGTTCACGCGCTACCTGCGCAAGCTCATCGCGCAGCGGCGCACGTCCCTGGGAGACGACCTGCTCTCGGCGCTCATCCAGGCGGAGGAGGCGGGCGACAAGCTGACCGGGGACGAGCTGGTCAGCATGGCGTTCCTCCTGCTCGTGGCCGGGCACGAGACCACGGTGAACCTGATCTCCGGCGGCACGCTCGCCCTGCTCCAGCACCCCGAGCAGTTGGAGCGGCTGAGGAAGGAGCCGGGCCTCATCGAGCCGGCGGTCGAGGAGCTCCTGCGCTACGCGAGCCCGGTGGAGGTCGCCACGGAGCGCATCGCGCGAGATGGCGTCACGGTGAGCGGGGTGACGATTCCGCGCGGGGACCTGGTCTTCGCGGTGCTCGCCTCGGCCAACCGGGACGAGCGCCATTTCAAGGACCCCAATACGCTGGACCTGGGCCGCGACCCGAACAAACACGTGTCCTTCGGGATGGGCATCCACTACTGCCTGGGGGCACCGCTCGCGCGGCTGGAGGGACAGATCGCCATCCAGACGCTGGTGAACCGGTTCCCGAACCTGCGCCTGTCCAAGCCGGCCGAGTCGCTGAAGTGGCGCACGGGCGTCCTCATGCGCGGGCCGAAGCAGCTGCCGGTCAAGCTCACCTAG
- a CDS encoding tetratricopeptide repeat protein, with product MTLSLALTAAALLAAEPTNLPAGHPPLGSEAQRPAAASQGMPEGHPNLGGATAGAAAPGAMPDGHPPMTGRAPPTAAELLQQLDSMQGLREREKTFEIASSLGKLYYTNGRAADAIPYFLQAEEKGKAARELFLAQRKKLGKAAVQSPTEAKCGFSPSAPVEEMAAAAAERAKKGDTAGAAACARAALEPVLEVESMRANAHFLSGDAAGALKTYERVLEVEPTSADALFGRSALLYETKGEDLKSLQTAHEGFEAFLSAHPDSPRAGLARKLGRMTDEAVKAGGFKKWQASRAEDRNIRASKLDLSRGGPMMAQGPMAGGGLRGGGDNTAAPNISQETVQAMQNVERTPELEAQLTQTVEQGEELLAKGRYDEALAAYRQVMPLRPDGRVKAGLAWTLVGLGKPTADRVWGVAVGSDPAAVDQLGETLKAKGDTKGAKALWTKLAASAPDYASQASLQAKLSQ from the coding sequence ATGACCCTCTCCCTCGCCCTGACCGCCGCGGCCCTGCTCGCGGCCGAGCCCACCAACCTGCCCGCCGGTCACCCGCCCCTCGGCTCGGAGGCCCAGCGTCCGGCCGCCGCCTCCCAGGGCATGCCCGAGGGCCACCCCAACCTCGGGGGGGCAACCGCGGGCGCCGCGGCCCCGGGCGCCATGCCGGACGGACACCCGCCGATGACGGGCCGGGCCCCGCCCACCGCGGCGGAGCTGCTCCAGCAACTGGACAGCATGCAGGGCCTGCGCGAGCGGGAGAAGACGTTCGAGATCGCCTCGTCGCTGGGCAAGCTCTACTACACGAATGGCCGGGCGGCGGACGCCATCCCCTACTTCCTGCAGGCGGAGGAGAAGGGCAAGGCGGCGCGCGAGCTCTTCCTGGCGCAGCGCAAGAAGCTGGGCAAGGCGGCGGTGCAGAGCCCCACGGAGGCGAAGTGCGGCTTCTCGCCGTCGGCGCCGGTGGAGGAGATGGCGGCGGCGGCGGCGGAGCGCGCGAAGAAGGGGGACACGGCGGGCGCGGCGGCCTGCGCGCGCGCGGCGCTGGAGCCGGTGCTGGAGGTGGAGTCGATGCGCGCCAACGCGCACTTCCTCTCCGGCGACGCGGCGGGCGCGCTGAAGACGTACGAGCGGGTGCTGGAGGTGGAGCCCACGTCGGCGGACGCGCTCTTCGGGCGCTCGGCGCTGCTGTACGAGACGAAGGGCGAGGACCTGAAGTCCCTGCAGACGGCGCACGAGGGCTTCGAGGCCTTCCTGTCGGCGCACCCGGACTCGCCGCGGGCGGGGCTGGCGCGCAAGCTGGGCCGCATGACGGACGAGGCGGTGAAGGCCGGCGGCTTCAAGAAGTGGCAGGCCTCGCGCGCGGAGGACCGGAACATCCGGGCCTCGAAGCTGGACCTGTCGCGTGGCGGGCCGATGATGGCGCAGGGGCCGATGGCGGGCGGAGGCCTCCGGGGTGGCGGTGACAACACGGCGGCGCCGAACATCTCGCAAGAGACGGTGCAGGCCATGCAGAACGTGGAGCGCACGCCGGAGCTGGAGGCCCAGCTCACGCAGACGGTGGAGCAGGGCGAGGAGCTGCTGGCGAAGGGGCGCTACGACGAGGCACTGGCGGCGTACCGGCAGGTGATGCCGCTGCGGCCGGACGGGCGGGTGAAGGCGGGCCTGGCGTGGACGCTGGTGGGGCTGGGCAAGCCGACGGCGGACCGGGTGTGGGGCGTGGCGGTGGGCTCGGACCCGGCGGCGGTGGACCAGCTGGGCGAGACGCTCAAGGCCAAGGGCGACACGAAGGGCGCCAAGGCGCTCTGGACGAAGCTGGCGGCCTCGGCGCCGGACTACGCGTCCCAGGCCTCGCTCCAGGCCAAGCTGAGCCAGTAG
- the folK gene encoding 2-amino-4-hydroxy-6-hydroxymethyldihydropteridine diphosphokinase, which produces MSATVYVGLGSNEGDREAQLVSALEAMSRIDAVAVLRCSSLFESAPVGPPQPHYLNAVVALECGLPPQRLLCILKQIERDLGRSPGGQRWGPRPIDLDILLWEGEVVADPNLQVPHLELHKRRFALEPLFELAPEAEHPVLGMTVAELLSQLAPQDVRRCEATQWPETLLPVTE; this is translated from the coding sequence TTGAGCGCCACCGTCTATGTAGGGCTGGGCTCCAACGAGGGAGACCGCGAAGCCCAACTCGTCTCCGCCCTGGAGGCGATGTCCCGTATCGATGCAGTGGCGGTCCTGCGCTGCTCGTCTCTCTTCGAGAGTGCGCCCGTGGGCCCGCCCCAGCCGCACTACCTCAACGCCGTGGTGGCCCTGGAGTGTGGTCTGCCTCCGCAGCGGCTGCTGTGCATCCTCAAGCAGATAGAGCGCGACCTGGGCCGCTCGCCCGGAGGACAGCGCTGGGGACCCCGGCCCATCGACCTGGACATCCTCCTGTGGGAGGGTGAGGTGGTGGCGGACCCCAACCTCCAGGTACCCCACCTGGAACTGCACAAACGCCGCTTCGCCCTGGAGCCGCTCTTCGAGCTGGCTCCCGAGGCGGAGCACCCGGTGCTCGGCATGACCGTGGCGGAGCTGCTCTCCCAGCTGGCTCCCCAGGATGTGCGCCGGTGCGAGGCCACCCAGTGGCCCGAAACCCTTCTCCCGGTAACCGAGTAA